Proteins encoded within one genomic window of Variovorax sp. OAS795:
- a CDS encoding dicarboxylate/amino acid:cation symporter yields the protein MRKKLPAAAWILIAMVLGILVGYMIFTSFPDKKAAAQIAGYVSIVSDVFLRLIKMLIGPLVFSTLVVGIAHMGDAKSVGRVFGKSLGWFFTASLISLVIGLVMANVLKPGENLGLPLPDIGSSANLATAKFTLKDFVSHMVPKSFAEAMANNEILQIVVFSMFFGVALASLGDKAKTLVAAIDELSHAMLKITGYVMKLAPLAVMAAMAATVAVNGLGILLKFAVFMGDFYLGLFVLWGVLVLAGFSFLGPRVFKLLVLIKEAFLLSFATASSEAAYPKILQALDRFGVKRKISSFVMPMGYSFNLDGSMMYCTFAVLFIAQAYNIHMPLSTQITMLLILMLTSKGMAGVPRASLVVIAATLNHFDIPEAGLLLILGVDTFLDMGRSATNAVGNSIATAVVAKWEGELLSESDAASNAKALDAEAAATLAHPAHA from the coding sequence ATGAGAAAGAAACTGCCGGCCGCGGCCTGGATCCTGATTGCCATGGTGCTCGGCATTCTTGTCGGCTACATGATCTTCACGAGCTTTCCCGACAAGAAGGCCGCCGCCCAGATCGCGGGCTACGTGTCGATCGTGTCCGACGTGTTCCTGCGACTCATCAAGATGCTGATCGGCCCGCTGGTGTTCTCCACGCTGGTGGTGGGCATCGCGCACATGGGCGATGCCAAGTCGGTGGGGCGCGTGTTCGGCAAGTCGCTCGGCTGGTTCTTCACCGCGTCGCTGATCTCGCTGGTCATCGGCCTCGTGATGGCCAACGTGCTGAAGCCCGGCGAGAACCTCGGCCTTCCGCTGCCGGACATCGGCTCTTCGGCCAACCTGGCCACCGCCAAGTTCACGCTGAAGGACTTCGTGAGCCACATGGTGCCCAAGTCGTTCGCCGAGGCCATGGCCAACAACGAGATCCTGCAGATCGTGGTGTTCTCCATGTTCTTCGGCGTGGCGCTGGCTTCGCTGGGCGACAAGGCCAAGACGCTGGTGGCCGCCATCGACGAACTCTCGCACGCCATGCTCAAGATCACCGGCTACGTCATGAAGCTGGCGCCGCTCGCGGTGATGGCCGCCATGGCCGCCACCGTCGCGGTCAATGGCCTGGGCATCCTGCTCAAGTTCGCCGTGTTCATGGGCGACTTCTACCTGGGCCTGTTCGTACTGTGGGGCGTACTGGTGCTGGCGGGCTTCTCCTTCCTGGGGCCGCGGGTGTTCAAGCTGCTGGTGCTCATCAAGGAGGCCTTCCTGCTGTCGTTTGCCACCGCCAGCTCCGAAGCCGCCTATCCGAAGATCCTGCAGGCGCTCGACCGCTTCGGCGTGAAGCGCAAGATCTCGAGCTTCGTGATGCCGATGGGCTATTCGTTCAACCTCGACGGCTCGATGATGTACTGCACCTTTGCCGTGCTGTTCATCGCGCAGGCCTACAACATCCACATGCCGCTCAGCACGCAGATCACGATGCTGCTGATCCTGATGCTCACCTCCAAGGGCATGGCCGGCGTGCCGCGCGCCTCGCTGGTCGTGATTGCCGCCACGCTCAACCACTTCGACATTCCCGAGGCCGGCCTGCTGCTGATCCTGGGCGTGGACACCTTCCTGGACATGGGCCGCTCGGCCACCAACGCGGTGGGCAACTCCATCGCCACGGCGGTGGTCGCCAAATGGGAGGGCGAACTGCTCTCCGAGAGCGACGCGGCATCGAACGCCAAGGCGCTCGACGCCGAGGCCGCGGCCACCCTCGCCCATCCGGCACACGCGTGA
- a CDS encoding histidine triad nucleotide-binding protein gives MSSDPNCVFCKIIEGKIPSRKVYEDDELFGFHDIAPWAPVHFMLVPKRHIASMAQLTPDDAALMGKIMTLAPKLALEQGCKPYPDGGYRVVVNTGAEGGQEVHHLHVHVMGGPRPWLRG, from the coding sequence ATGTCATCTGATCCGAACTGCGTCTTCTGCAAAATCATCGAAGGCAAGATCCCCTCGCGCAAGGTCTACGAAGACGACGAACTGTTCGGTTTTCACGACATCGCGCCCTGGGCGCCGGTCCATTTCATGCTGGTGCCCAAGCGGCACATCGCCTCGATGGCGCAGCTCACGCCCGATGACGCGGCGCTGATGGGCAAGATCATGACGCTGGCGCCCAAGCTGGCCCTGGAGCAGGGCTGCAAGCCCTATCCCGACGGCGGCTACCGGGTGGTCGTCAACACCGGCGCGGAAGGCGGACAGGAGGTCCACCATCTCCATGTCCATGTCATGGGCGGTCCCCGCCCCTGGCTTCGCGGCTGA
- a CDS encoding D-hexose-6-phosphate mutarotase yields MDINPIEFRGRPALHAAASDGSAFIVSLHGAQLLSWTTADRMERLYLSPRAVFDGQAAIRGGVPICCPQFNQRGMLPKHGFMRNLPWENRGVDPTSGELVLRLRDDAATRKLWPHAFEARLHVGMGAGRLRTTLTLLNVDHAPFSFAAALHTYLRVDDIAQVRLEGLQGAARWDSLRDDRHVETAPALRFDAEFDSVYAAPAKPMRLVQPGGTLEISQSASCSETVVWNPGAALGAKLADMPEDGYRHMLCVEAARIDEQVLLLPGAQWQGWQQLRVL; encoded by the coding sequence ATGGACATCAACCCGATCGAGTTTCGCGGCCGGCCCGCGCTTCACGCCGCGGCGTCCGACGGCAGTGCCTTCATCGTGTCGCTTCACGGGGCGCAGCTGCTTTCCTGGACCACCGCCGACAGGATGGAACGCCTCTACCTGAGCCCCCGCGCGGTGTTCGACGGGCAGGCCGCGATCCGCGGCGGCGTGCCCATTTGCTGCCCTCAGTTCAACCAGCGCGGCATGTTGCCCAAGCATGGATTCATGCGCAATCTGCCTTGGGAAAACCGCGGTGTCGATCCCACTTCGGGCGAATTGGTCCTGCGGCTGCGCGACGACGCGGCAACCCGCAAGCTCTGGCCGCACGCTTTCGAGGCACGGTTGCACGTCGGCATGGGCGCGGGCCGCTTGCGCACCACCCTGACGCTGCTCAATGTGGACCATGCGCCGTTCAGCTTTGCGGCGGCGCTGCACACCTACCTGCGCGTCGACGATATCGCGCAAGTGCGGCTGGAAGGCCTCCAGGGTGCCGCCCGATGGGATTCGCTGCGCGACGACCGCCATGTGGAAACGGCGCCGGCGCTGCGCTTCGATGCCGAGTTCGACAGCGTCTATGCCGCGCCCGCCAAGCCGATGCGGCTGGTGCAGCCGGGCGGCACCCTCGAGATCTCGCAAAGCGCGAGCTGCAGCGAAACTGTGGTCTGGAACCCCGGTGCGGCGCTCGGTGCGAAACTCGCGGACATGCCCGAAGACGGCTATCGGCACATGCTGTGCGTCGAGGCCGCGCGCATCGACGAGCAGGTGCTGCTCCTGCCCGGCGCCCAGTGGCAGGGCTGGCAGCAGCTGCGCGTACTCTGA
- a CDS encoding AAA family ATPase — MLSALSIANYRSLRQLTVPLGRLTVVTGPNGSGKSSVYRAMRLLADIANGGVIRSLVREGGLSSTLWAGPERFSAAMLRGDTPVQGTVRSEPVNLRLGFSGVETSDFGYAIDIGLPPPVPPTAFSRDPEIKREAIWSGPVLRPATQLVDRKGASLRLRGDRSGSWEPVGRPIAQFASMMTEYADPHAAPEMLTLREQMRSWRFYDHFRSDADAPSRQPQIGTYTPVLANDGADLAAALQTIREIGDSEALDRAVDDAFPGARIQVRVNEDRFETLMHQNGLLRPLTAAELSDGTLRYLLWIAALLTPRPPALLVPNEPETSLHPDLLPALGRLIAQAARESQIIVVSHAPRLIAALEDSDDLQSVVLEKRLGETRIANLDMSEIPHWAWPAR; from the coding sequence GTGCTCTCCGCGCTTTCCATTGCCAACTATCGATCGCTGCGCCAGCTGACGGTGCCGCTCGGCCGGCTCACGGTGGTCACAGGGCCCAACGGCAGCGGCAAATCCAGCGTGTACCGCGCGATGCGACTATTGGCCGACATCGCCAATGGCGGCGTGATCCGTTCGCTGGTACGCGAGGGCGGGCTGTCTTCCACACTGTGGGCCGGCCCGGAACGCTTTTCAGCCGCCATGCTGCGCGGCGATACCCCGGTGCAGGGCACCGTGCGCAGTGAGCCGGTTAACTTGCGACTGGGATTCTCGGGCGTCGAAACAAGCGATTTCGGCTACGCCATCGACATCGGCCTGCCACCGCCTGTTCCGCCCACGGCTTTTTCACGCGATCCCGAAATCAAGCGCGAGGCCATCTGGAGCGGACCGGTGCTGCGGCCCGCCACGCAGCTGGTCGACCGCAAGGGCGCCTCGCTGCGGCTGCGCGGCGACCGCAGCGGAAGCTGGGAGCCCGTGGGCCGGCCCATCGCCCAGTTCGCCAGCATGATGACCGAGTACGCCGATCCGCATGCCGCGCCCGAGATGCTCACGCTGCGCGAGCAGATGCGCTCCTGGCGCTTCTACGACCACTTTCGCTCCGACGCCGATGCGCCCTCGCGCCAGCCGCAGATCGGTACCTACACGCCGGTGCTCGCCAACGATGGCGCCGACCTGGCCGCCGCGCTGCAGACCATTCGCGAGATCGGCGACAGCGAGGCGCTCGACCGCGCCGTGGACGACGCGTTTCCCGGTGCGCGCATCCAGGTGCGCGTGAACGAAGACCGCTTCGAAACCCTGATGCATCAGAACGGCCTGCTGCGGCCCCTGACGGCGGCGGAGCTGTCGGACGGCACCCTGCGCTACCTGCTCTGGATTGCCGCGCTTCTCACGCCCCGTCCGCCGGCGCTGCTGGTGCCGAACGAGCCTGAGACCAGCCTGCACCCCGACCTGTTGCCCGCGCTGGGCCGGTTGATCGCGCAGGCTGCGCGGGAGTCGCAGATCATTGTCGTGTCCCATGCCCCGCGGCTGATCGCCGCGCTCGAAGACAGCGACGACCTGCAATCGGTGGTGCTCGAGAAACGCTTGGGCGAAACCCGCATCGCCAATCTCGACATGAGCGAGATCCCGCACTGGGCGTGGCCGGCGCGCTGA
- the hisC gene encoding histidinol-phosphate transaminase, whose translation MTTSPGVRPIDRIRSDVQSMHAYAVQDARGFVKLDAMENPFGLPPALQAALGARLGALALNRYPGERGDDLKRALAAHAHMPEGFALMLGNGSDELISLLAIACDTPGATVLAPVPGFVMYAMSAQLQGLRFAGVPLTADFELDEAAMLAAIAREKPAIVYLAYPNNPTANLWDDAVVEKIVEAQGAQGGLVVIDEAYQPFAARSYIDRIARHGHVLLMRTLSKFGLAGIRLGYLMGPAALVAQIDKVRPPYNISVLNCECALFALEHAEVFEAQARQIREERHRLLMGLGRLAGVKTWPSDANMLLVRVPDAAKTFEGMKSRGILVKNVSKMHELLANCLRLTVGTADENARMLAALEASL comes from the coding sequence ATGACAACTTCTCCCGGCGTCCGCCCGATCGACCGCATCCGTTCCGACGTTCAGTCCATGCATGCCTACGCCGTGCAGGACGCACGCGGCTTCGTCAAGCTCGACGCGATGGAAAACCCCTTCGGCCTGCCGCCCGCGCTGCAGGCCGCGCTCGGCGCGCGGCTCGGCGCGCTGGCGCTCAACCGCTACCCCGGCGAGCGGGGCGATGACCTCAAGCGCGCGCTGGCCGCGCATGCGCACATGCCCGAAGGCTTTGCGCTGATGCTGGGCAACGGTTCCGACGAACTGATCTCGCTGCTGGCGATTGCCTGCGACACGCCCGGCGCCACGGTGCTCGCGCCCGTACCCGGCTTCGTGATGTATGCCATGAGCGCTCAGCTGCAGGGGCTGCGTTTTGCCGGCGTGCCGCTCACGGCCGATTTCGAGCTGGACGAGGCGGCCATGCTCGCCGCCATTGCGCGCGAGAAGCCCGCCATCGTGTACCTGGCCTATCCGAACAACCCCACGGCCAACCTCTGGGACGATGCCGTCGTCGAGAAGATCGTCGAGGCCCAGGGCGCGCAGGGCGGCCTGGTGGTGATCGACGAGGCCTACCAGCCTTTCGCCGCCAGGAGCTACATCGACCGCATCGCACGGCACGGCCATGTGCTGCTGATGCGCACGCTCAGCAAGTTCGGCTTGGCCGGCATCCGCCTGGGCTACCTCATGGGCCCCGCGGCGCTGGTCGCCCAGATCGACAAGGTGCGCCCGCCCTACAACATCAGCGTGCTCAACTGCGAATGCGCTCTCTTCGCGCTCGAGCACGCCGAAGTGTTCGAAGCCCAGGCCAGGCAGATCCGCGAGGAGCGGCATCGCCTGCTGATGGGCCTGGGCCGGCTGGCGGGCGTGAAGACCTGGCCGAGCGATGCCAACATGCTCCTCGTGCGCGTTCCCGATGCCGCCAAGACCTTCGAGGGCATGAAGAGCCGCGGAATCCTGGTGAAGAACGTTTCTAAAATGCACGAATTGCTCGCCAACTGCCTGCGCCTCACCGTCGGAACGGCCGACGAGAATGCGCGGATGCTCGCGGCACTCGAAGCCTCACTATGA
- the hisB gene encoding imidazoleglycerol-phosphate dehydratase HisB, giving the protein MTTPQTADTGTAARTASVTRNTAETRITVSVNLDGTGKAKLSTGIGFFDHMLDQIARHGLIDLDIDCQGDLHIDGHHTVEDVGITLGQAVAKAVGDKKGIRRYGHAYVPLDEALSRVVIDFSGRPGLVMDVPFTSGMIGTFDSQLTYEFFQGFVNHAFVSLHIDNLKGVNAHHQCETVFKAFARAMRGALELDPRSVGVIPSTKGSL; this is encoded by the coding sequence ATGACCACCCCCCAAACCGCCGACACCGGCACCGCCGCGCGCACCGCATCGGTCACCCGCAACACCGCCGAAACCAGGATCACCGTCAGCGTCAACCTCGACGGCACCGGCAAGGCCAAGCTTTCCACCGGCATCGGCTTCTTCGACCACATGCTCGACCAGATCGCCCGCCACGGGCTGATCGACCTGGACATCGACTGCCAGGGCGACCTGCACATCGACGGCCACCACACCGTGGAAGACGTCGGCATCACGCTGGGGCAGGCGGTTGCCAAGGCCGTGGGCGACAAGAAGGGCATCCGCCGCTACGGCCACGCCTACGTGCCGCTGGACGAAGCGCTCAGCCGCGTGGTCATCGACTTTTCGGGCCGCCCGGGCCTGGTCATGGACGTGCCGTTCACGAGCGGCATGATCGGCACCTTCGACAGCCAGCTCACCTACGAATTCTTCCAGGGCTTCGTGAACCACGCCTTCGTCTCGCTGCACATCGACAACCTCAAGGGCGTCAATGCGCATCACCAGTGCGAAACCGTGTTCAAGGCCTTCGCACGCGCGATGCGCGGTGCGCTCGAACTCGACCCACGTTCCGTGGGCGTCATCCCCTCGACCAAGGGTTCGCTCTGA
- the hisH gene encoding imidazole glycerol phosphate synthase subunit HisH, which translates to MKSVANTVAVVDYGMGNLRSVSQAVQHAAEQVGVQVFVTSDPEVVRKATRVVLPGQGAMPDCMRELRDSGLQESVLEAAANKPLFGVCVGMQMLLSRSDEGPTDGLGLIPGEVVKFELAGRLQPDGSRFKVPQMGWNQVRQAQPHAVWTGVPDMSYFYFVHSFYARPADARHSVGEADYGASFTAAIARDNIFATQFHPEKSADHGLQLYRNFLHWNP; encoded by the coding sequence ATGAAATCTGTAGCAAATACCGTCGCGGTCGTCGACTACGGCATGGGCAATCTCCGCTCCGTCTCGCAGGCCGTGCAGCATGCGGCCGAGCAGGTGGGCGTGCAGGTCTTCGTCACGTCGGACCCCGAGGTGGTGCGCAAGGCCACGCGCGTGGTGCTGCCGGGGCAGGGCGCCATGCCCGACTGCATGCGCGAACTGCGCGACTCGGGCCTGCAGGAGTCGGTGCTCGAGGCCGCGGCGAACAAGCCGCTCTTCGGTGTGTGCGTGGGCATGCAGATGCTGCTGTCGCGCAGCGACGAGGGCCCGACCGACGGCCTCGGTCTCATCCCCGGCGAGGTCGTCAAGTTCGAGCTGGCCGGACGGCTGCAACCCGACGGCAGCCGCTTCAAGGTGCCCCAGATGGGCTGGAACCAGGTGCGCCAGGCCCAGCCGCATGCCGTGTGGACGGGCGTGCCGGACATGAGCTATTTCTATTTCGTTCACAGCTTCTACGCGCGGCCGGCGGACGCACGGCACAGCGTAGGCGAGGCAGATTACGGTGCGAGCTTTACCGCGGCCATTGCACGCGATAACATTTTTGCCACCCAGTTCCACCCGGAGAAGAGTGCGGACCATGGGTTGCAGCTCTATCGAAATTTCCTCCACTGGAATCCCTGA
- a CDS encoding amino acid ABC transporter substrate-binding protein — protein MKSKAMLSVFLAGVLAAAALVGAAPALAQPQAPETLTGTLAKVRQAGAITIGYRESSVPFSFLNARGEPIGYSIELCRALVTAIEDAVNKSLAIKWAAVTSDSRIDAVESGAVDLECGSTTNNLERQKRVSFSPTMFVSGTKVLVKKGSPIKSFRDLAGKRVAVTAGTTNEKTLGELSQKFKLGVNLVVARDHADSFGLVKSGQADAFATDDVLLYGLIARDAARAEYEVVGDYLSYDPYGIMYRKGDAQLGKVINDTFQVLAEDGEIERQYKRWFLRKLPTGESINLPMSAQLEAILQTMAVKAE, from the coding sequence GTGAAATCCAAGGCCATGCTGTCGGTTTTCCTGGCCGGCGTGCTGGCGGCCGCTGCGCTCGTTGGCGCTGCGCCCGCCTTGGCGCAGCCGCAGGCCCCCGAGACATTGACCGGCACCCTGGCCAAGGTGCGGCAGGCCGGCGCCATCACCATCGGCTACCGGGAATCGTCGGTGCCGTTTTCCTTTCTCAACGCGCGCGGCGAACCCATCGGCTATTCGATCGAACTTTGCCGCGCGCTGGTCACGGCCATCGAAGACGCGGTGAACAAGAGCCTCGCGATCAAGTGGGCGGCCGTGACCTCCGATTCGCGCATCGACGCGGTCGAGAGCGGCGCGGTCGATCTCGAATGCGGCTCGACCACCAACAACCTCGAGCGGCAGAAGCGCGTGAGCTTCTCGCCCACGATGTTCGTCTCGGGCACCAAGGTGCTGGTGAAGAAGGGTTCGCCGATCAAGTCGTTCCGCGACCTGGCCGGCAAGCGGGTGGCAGTGACCGCGGGCACCACCAACGAGAAGACGCTGGGCGAGCTCTCGCAGAAGTTCAAGCTCGGCGTGAACCTGGTGGTGGCGCGGGACCACGCCGATTCGTTCGGGCTCGTGAAGAGCGGCCAGGCCGACGCCTTTGCCACCGATGACGTGCTGCTCTACGGCCTCATTGCCCGCGACGCGGCCAGGGCCGAGTACGAGGTGGTGGGCGACTATCTCTCCTACGACCCCTACGGCATCATGTACCGCAAGGGAGACGCGCAGCTGGGCAAGGTGATCAACGACACCTTCCAGGTGCTGGCCGAAGACGGCGAAATCGAGCGCCAGTACAAGCGATGGTTCTTGCGCAAGCTGCCCACCGGCGAAAGCATCAACCTCCCGATGAGCGCGCAGCTGGAAGCGATCCTCCAGACAATGGCGGTGAAGGCGGAATAA
- the hisI gene encoding phosphoribosyl-AMP cyclohydrolase, with protein MNWLDEVKWDAAGLVPVIAQEQGSNDVLMFAWMNREALEKTAELGRAVYFSRSRNKLWFKGEESGHVQTVHEIRLDCDNDVVLLKVTQLGHEPGIACHTGRHSCFFSKYANGQWTAVEPVLKDPESIYK; from the coding sequence ATGAATTGGCTCGATGAAGTGAAGTGGGATGCGGCCGGCCTGGTGCCCGTGATCGCGCAGGAACAGGGCAGCAACGACGTCCTGATGTTCGCCTGGATGAACCGCGAGGCGCTCGAAAAGACCGCGGAGCTCGGCCGCGCGGTGTATTTCAGCCGCTCGCGCAACAAGCTCTGGTTCAAGGGCGAGGAATCAGGCCATGTGCAGACCGTGCACGAGATCCGCCTGGACTGCGACAACGACGTGGTGCTGCTCAAGGTCACGCAGCTCGGGCATGAGCCCGGCATTGCCTGCCACACCGGCCGCCACAGCTGCTTTTTCAGCAAATACGCCAACGGCCAGTGGACCGCGGTCGAGCCGGTCTTGAAAGACCCGGAGTCGATCTACAAATGA
- the hisA gene encoding 1-(5-phosphoribosyl)-5-[(5-phosphoribosylamino)methylideneamino]imidazole-4-carboxamide isomerase, which yields MLLIPAIDLKDGHCVRLKQGDMDQSTIFSEDPAAMARKWVEAGARRLHLVDLNGAFAGKPQNHAAIKAILREVGDDIPVQLGGGIRDLDTIERYIDDGLRYVIIGTAAVKNPGFLKDACVAFGGHIIVGLDAKDGKVATDGWSKLTGHEVADLGKKFEDYGVESIIYTDIGRDGMLSGINIDATVKLAQALTIPVIASGGLSNMADIDQLCAVESEGVEGVICGRAIYSGDLDFAAAQARADELAGA from the coding sequence ATGCTCCTCATTCCCGCCATTGATCTCAAAGACGGCCACTGCGTTCGCCTCAAACAGGGCGACATGGACCAGTCCACCATCTTCAGCGAAGACCCCGCCGCCATGGCCCGAAAGTGGGTCGAGGCCGGCGCGCGGCGGCTGCACCTGGTCGATCTGAATGGCGCGTTCGCCGGCAAGCCGCAGAACCACGCGGCCATCAAGGCGATCCTGCGCGAAGTCGGCGACGACATTCCGGTGCAGCTGGGCGGCGGCATCCGCGACCTGGACACCATCGAGCGCTACATCGACGATGGACTGCGCTACGTGATCATCGGCACCGCCGCCGTCAAGAACCCGGGCTTCCTGAAGGACGCCTGCGTGGCCTTCGGCGGCCACATCATCGTGGGGCTCGACGCCAAGGACGGCAAGGTCGCCACCGACGGCTGGAGCAAGCTCACGGGCCACGAGGTGGCCGACCTCGGCAAGAAGTTCGAGGACTACGGCGTCGAGTCGATCATCTACACCGACATCGGCCGCGACGGCATGCTCTCGGGCATCAACATCGACGCCACGGTGAAGCTCGCGCAGGCCCTGACCATTCCGGTGATCGCATCGGGCGGCCTGTCGAACATGGCCGACATCGACCAGCTCTGCGCGGTCGAGTCGGAGGGCGTCGAGGGCGTGATCTGCGGCCGTGCCATCTATTCGGGCGACCTCGACTTCGCCGCCGCGCAGGCCCGCGCGGACGAGCTCGCCGGCGCCTGA
- a CDS encoding phosphoribosyl-ATP diphosphatase, whose product MSPAVNTSDALARLAAVIESRLPARGGDPEKSYVARLLHRGPDAFLKKIGEEATEVVMAAKDADHGGDRSKIVNEVADLWFHTMVALAHYGFSPAEVVAELERREGTSGIEEKALRKAQAREASND is encoded by the coding sequence ATGAGCCCCGCAGTGAACACCTCCGACGCCCTCGCACGCCTTGCCGCGGTCATCGAAAGCCGCTTGCCCGCACGCGGTGGCGATCCGGAAAAAAGCTACGTGGCGCGCCTGCTGCACCGGGGCCCCGATGCCTTCCTGAAGAAAATCGGGGAAGAAGCGACCGAGGTCGTGATGGCCGCCAAGGACGCCGACCATGGCGGCGACCGCTCGAAAATAGTGAACGAAGTGGCCGATCTGTGGTTCCACACCATGGTGGCGCTGGCCCACTACGGCTTCTCGCCCGCCGAGGTGGTTGCGGAGCTCGAGCGGCGCGAGGGCACCAGCGGCATCGAGGAAAAAGCCTTGCGAAAGGCACAGGCCCGCGAGGCATCCAACGATTGA
- the tatA gene encoding Sec-independent protein translocase subunit TatA, whose protein sequence is MGSFSIWHWLIVLLVVVMIFGTKKLRNMGSDLGGAVKGFKDGMKDGSTTDATAASSAPAAQVTGQPANSDKSTIDVEARQKS, encoded by the coding sequence ATGGGTTCATTTTCAATCTGGCACTGGCTGATCGTGCTGCTCGTCGTGGTCATGATCTTCGGCACCAAGAAGCTGCGCAACATGGGTTCCGACCTGGGCGGAGCCGTGAAGGGCTTCAAGGACGGCATGAAGGACGGCAGCACCACCGATGCGACTGCCGCATCGTCGGCCCCCGCGGCCCAGGTCACCGGCCAGCCTGCCAACAGCGACAAGTCGACGATCGACGTCGAAGCGCGCCAGAAGTCCTGA
- the hisF gene encoding imidazole glycerol phosphate synthase subunit HisF, with the protein MLAKRIIPCLDVTGGRVVKGVNFLELRDAGDPVEIAARYNAQGADELTFLDITATSDGRDLILPIIEAVASQVFIPLTVGGGVRTVADVRRLLNAGADKTSFNSAAIADPQVINDASQKYGSQCIVVAIDAKRRSPEEAATRGAGWDVYSHGGRKNTGLDAVEWATEMVRRGAGEILLTSMDRDGTKSGFDLELTRAVSDAVSVPVIASGGVGSLDHLADGIQTGGADAVLAASIFHYGEHTVGEAKARMAARGIPVRIDS; encoded by the coding sequence ATGCTCGCAAAACGCATCATTCCCTGTCTCGACGTCACCGGCGGCCGCGTGGTCAAGGGCGTCAACTTCCTCGAACTGCGCGATGCCGGCGACCCGGTCGAGATTGCGGCCCGCTACAACGCGCAGGGCGCCGACGAGCTCACTTTTCTCGACATCACGGCCACCAGCGACGGGCGCGACCTGATCCTGCCGATCATCGAGGCGGTGGCTTCCCAGGTCTTCATTCCGCTCACGGTGGGCGGCGGCGTGCGCACCGTGGCCGACGTGCGCCGGCTGCTCAATGCGGGCGCCGACAAGACCAGCTTCAACTCGGCGGCCATCGCCGATCCGCAGGTGATCAACGACGCGTCGCAGAAATACGGTTCGCAATGCATCGTGGTGGCCATCGACGCCAAGCGCCGCAGCCCCGAGGAGGCCGCGACGCGGGGCGCGGGCTGGGACGTGTACAGCCATGGCGGACGCAAGAACACCGGCCTGGACGCCGTCGAGTGGGCAACCGAGATGGTGCGCCGCGGCGCCGGCGAGATCCTGCTCACCAGCATGGACCGGGACGGCACCAAGAGCGGCTTCGACCTCGAACTCACCCGGGCGGTGAGCGACGCCGTCAGCGTGCCGGTGATCGCCTCTGGCGGCGTCGGCAGCCTCGATCACCTGGCCGACGGCATCCAGACGGGCGGCGCCGATGCGGTGCTGGCCGCCAGCATCTTCCACTATGGCGAGCACACGGTCGGCGAGGCGAAAGCCCGCATGGCCGCGCGGGGAATCCCGGTGCGAATCGACTCCTGA